The following coding sequences lie in one Pirellulales bacterium genomic window:
- a CDS encoding cytochrome c oxidase assembly factor 1 family protein, producing MSFSDQPTPVPPLSSPAKRSWWQRNRFWFLPLLILSPVLLCCVPCGGVFYFMQSMAKNSKAHGLVLEAIRGDARVIEALGEPIDESFVFGGGDPNLGPFNLFSWISGPKNKGTVEALVVREGDQWVIARLIVRPSEGDPIDLVADPNAEPALPIDEAPADAMPAEDAAPADESAPVDETPAEDAPPADEPAAAEEPVAESPQ from the coding sequence ATGTCGTTCTCTGACCAGCCCACTCCGGTGCCCCCCTTGTCGTCCCCGGCCAAGCGCAGTTGGTGGCAGCGCAATCGGTTTTGGTTCTTGCCCCTGCTCATCCTCAGCCCGGTGCTGTTGTGCTGTGTCCCTTGCGGCGGCGTTTTTTACTTCATGCAGTCGATGGCCAAGAACTCGAAAGCGCATGGACTGGTATTGGAGGCGATTCGCGGCGATGCGCGGGTGATCGAGGCCCTGGGCGAGCCAATCGATGAGTCCTTTGTGTTTGGCGGCGGCGATCCCAATCTGGGCCCCTTCAATCTCTTCTCGTGGATCTCGGGGCCAAAGAACAAAGGAACCGTCGAGGCGCTCGTCGTCCGCGAAGGAGACCAGTGGGTAATCGCCCGATTGATCGTCAGGCCGAGCGAGGGCGATCCAATCGATCTGGTCGCAGACCCCAATGCCGAGCCGGCATTGCCGATCGACGAGGCCCCTGCCGACGCCATGCCGGCTGAAGATGCCGCGCCGGCCGATGAATCCGCTCCCGTCGACGAAACTCCGGCGGAAGATGCGCCCCCGGCAGACGAACCGGCCGCTGCCGAAGAGCCAGTCGCCGAATCGCCCCAGTAG